From Solidesulfovibrio carbinoliphilus subsp. oakridgensis, the proteins below share one genomic window:
- a CDS encoding FAD-binding and (Fe-S)-binding domain-containing protein, whose protein sequence is MSQVSHAGNLPPAHQAFFERISAFIPAERIFLGPFHNLALGDDASFYRLVPKIVVKAKTADEVGHLLRAASAEQVAVTFRTAGTSLSGQALSDSVLVYLAGHFKGLRVHAGASHVSLEPGVIGAEANFHLAPHGRKIGPDPASIGACMVGGIAANNSSGMCCGTAENSYKTVESMKLVFVDGDALDTADPVSRRRFVEGHPELVAELAAIRAEILADPELADRIRRKFKIKNTTGYGLNSFLDFEDPIDILLHLIVGSEGTLAFISEVTYRTVVEHPFKASSLMIYPTIDAACRAAVALKAGTVAAVELMDRASLRSVEDKPGMPAYLKELGEDAAAILVEVRAADKPGLLSLIEAALARVEGIEPVFPVLFMDAKDDYEKLWNIRRGLFTSVGGARKPGSAVIIEDVVFPIENLAEGALELQRLMAVHGFPEGIIFGHALEGNLHFVFCPDFADPEAVARYQKLMDDVAAMVVGRYDGSLKGEHGTGRNMAPFVEMEWGRTAYLFMKRLKSAFDPQNLLNPGVILNDDPEVHMKDLKSLTQVNPVIDPCIECGYCESVCPSRNVTSTPRQRITLQRYMALLRNQGRASEYQAFHDGYEYFGNQTCAADGLCATVCPVSVDTGVFTKDYRRRESTERGRKIGRWVADHYGLVTAISRQGLGLSHAVHQVLGTKAMAVMTRTLRKLSGGLVPFWTPYAPKAAPKMEFRSTCHGKGRSVVYFPSCTTRSMGPSALDPDQRGLYEATLSVLAKAGYDVIFPEGLRELCCGLTLESKGKREDADRKSRELETVLRKASNDGAIPILCDASPCLYTMRSKMEPGLKLHEPVEFITEYCLPHLDITPVPETVAVHVSCSSVKMGLSAKFAALARLCAVEVVVPRGIHCCGFAGDRGFFYPEVNAAALADLKPQLPAITTSGYSNSRTCEIGLSFHGGVPYQSIVYLVDRASRPAA, encoded by the coding sequence ATGTCCCAAGTCAGCCACGCCGGCAACCTGCCGCCGGCCCATCAGGCCTTTTTCGAGCGCATAAGCGCCTTCATTCCGGCCGAGCGCATCTTTCTCGGTCCGTTCCACAATCTGGCCCTCGGCGATGACGCCAGTTTCTACCGCCTGGTGCCCAAGATCGTGGTCAAGGCCAAGACCGCCGACGAGGTTGGGCATCTCTTGCGGGCCGCCTCGGCCGAGCAGGTGGCCGTCACCTTCCGCACGGCCGGCACGAGCCTGTCCGGACAGGCCCTGTCCGATTCGGTCCTCGTCTACTTGGCCGGGCACTTCAAGGGGCTGCGCGTCCACGCCGGCGCCTCCCATGTCAGCCTGGAGCCCGGCGTCATCGGGGCCGAGGCCAATTTCCACCTCGCCCCCCACGGCCGCAAGATCGGCCCGGACCCGGCCTCCATCGGCGCCTGCATGGTCGGCGGCATCGCGGCCAACAATTCGTCCGGCATGTGTTGCGGCACGGCGGAAAACAGTTACAAGACTGTGGAATCCATGAAGCTTGTCTTTGTGGACGGCGACGCCCTGGATACGGCCGATCCGGTGTCGCGCCGACGGTTCGTGGAAGGCCACCCGGAGCTTGTGGCCGAACTGGCCGCCATCCGGGCCGAGATCCTGGCCGATCCCGAACTGGCCGACCGGATCCGGCGCAAGTTCAAGATCAAGAACACCACCGGCTACGGCCTCAATTCCTTTCTCGACTTCGAAGACCCCATCGATATCCTGCTCCACCTGATCGTCGGTTCCGAAGGGACCCTGGCCTTTATCAGCGAAGTCACCTACCGCACCGTGGTCGAGCATCCCTTCAAGGCCTCCTCGCTCATGATCTACCCGACCATCGACGCCGCCTGCCGGGCCGCGGTGGCGCTCAAGGCCGGCACGGTCGCGGCCGTGGAGCTCATGGACCGGGCCTCCCTGCGTTCGGTCGAGGACAAGCCCGGCATGCCGGCTTATCTCAAAGAACTCGGCGAGGACGCGGCCGCCATCCTGGTCGAGGTCCGGGCGGCGGACAAGCCGGGCCTGCTCTCCCTGATCGAGGCCGCCCTGGCCCGGGTGGAGGGCATCGAGCCGGTCTTTCCGGTCCTGTTCATGGATGCCAAGGACGACTACGAAAAACTCTGGAACATCCGGCGCGGCCTTTTCACCTCCGTTGGCGGAGCGCGCAAGCCCGGCAGCGCGGTCATCATCGAGGACGTGGTCTTCCCCATCGAAAACCTGGCCGAGGGGGCCCTGGAGCTTCAGCGCCTCATGGCCGTCCACGGCTTTCCCGAAGGCATCATTTTCGGCCACGCCCTGGAAGGCAACCTCCACTTCGTCTTCTGCCCGGACTTCGCCGACCCCGAGGCCGTGGCCCGCTACCAGAAGCTCATGGACGACGTGGCCGCCATGGTCGTCGGCCGTTACGACGGCTCCCTCAAGGGCGAGCACGGCACGGGCCGCAATATGGCCCCGTTTGTCGAAATGGAGTGGGGCAGGACCGCCTATCTGTTCATGAAACGCTTGAAAAGCGCTTTTGACCCGCAAAACCTGCTGAATCCCGGCGTCATTTTAAACGATGACCCCGAGGTCCATATGAAGGACCTCAAATCCCTGACCCAGGTCAACCCGGTCATCGACCCCTGCATCGAATGCGGCTACTGCGAATCCGTCTGTCCCTCGCGAAACGTCACCTCCACGCCGCGTCAGCGCATCACCCTCCAGCGCTACATGGCCCTCTTGCGCAACCAGGGCAGGGCGTCCGAATATCAGGCGTTTCACGACGGCTACGAATATTTCGGCAACCAGACCTGCGCCGCCGACGGCCTGTGCGCCACGGTCTGTCCGGTCTCCGTCGACACCGGCGTCTTCACCAAGGACTACCGCCGCCGGGAGTCCACCGAGCGCGGCCGGAAAATCGGCCGATGGGTGGCCGACCACTACGGCCTGGTCACGGCCATCTCCCGCCAGGGCCTCGGCCTGTCCCACGCCGTCCACCAGGTGCTCGGCACCAAGGCCATGGCCGTCATGACCCGGACGCTGCGCAAACTCTCCGGCGGGTTGGTTCCCTTCTGGACACCCTACGCGCCCAAGGCCGCGCCGAAGATGGAATTTCGGTCCACTTGCCATGGCAAGGGACGGTCGGTGGTCTACTTCCCGAGCTGCACCACCCGGTCCATGGGGCCCTCCGCCCTGGACCCGGACCAGCGGGGGCTCTACGAGGCCACCCTGTCCGTCCTGGCCAAGGCCGGCTACGATGTCATCTTCCCGGAGGGCCTGCGCGAACTGTGCTGCGGCCTGACCCTCGAATCCAAAGGCAAGCGCGAGGACGCCGACCGCAAGTCCAGGGAGCTGGAGACCGTTCTCAGAAAGGCGAGCAACGACGGGGCCATTCCCATCCTGTGCGACGCCAGCCCCTGCCTCTACACCATGCGTTCGAAAATGGAGCCGGGCCTCAAACTCCACGAACCCGTGGAATTTATCACCGAATACTGCCTGCCCCATCTCGACATCACGCCCGTGCCCGAGACCGTGGCCGTGCACGTGTCCTGCTCGTCGGTCAAGATGGGCCTGTCGGCCAAGTTCGCGGCCCTGGCCAGGCTGTGCGCCGTCGAGGTGGTGGTGCCGCGCGGCATCCACTGCTGCGGCTTTGCCGGGGACCGGGGCTTTTTCTACCCCGAGGTCAACGCCGCCGCCCTGGCGGATTTGAAGCCCCAACTCCCGGCCATCACCACCTCCGGCTACTCGAACAGCCGGACCTGCGAGATCGGCCTGTCCTTCCACGGCGGCGTGCCCTACCAGTCCATCGTCTACCTCGTGGACCGGGCCAGCCGGCCGGCGGCGTAG
- a CDS encoding DUF5343 domain-containing protein, whose protein sequence is MSLPSAYSLKTSALPRYFQAMAQASIPEKFDAAFLAQLGFRFAIDRPFVDILRELGFLTSDGTPTGRYHAFHAGEKKQTLAQCIADAYQDLFSLCADAYASSADEIFEKLKALYADNKNDIMIAGIAKTFLALCQYAGLGREAGTEDEPAAALPPEPASPAGHALPPVADAPQSGPAAVFTIEVQGTRQPPDQTAFSEPAPPPAGPPAALARPLGPPEAPEAAGGPGLAAAEPEESFVLDLDDALEEQALREELAFLDDAAQASSPGQGLTRVLSAPVPAAVATPRLDVVATAMAAAASPADAWPQRKKTEKALLLAAVAPASAAPEGLVPDLAEAGPAPATELPAGPAARLLPPLPADDTPENTLAGETLLALLRDVRARATPEPDAGTPGDAAAATGPDAGDPGQARRNAGPEAGQDVPEDLLLRRIMLVLPESRDPDVYDAIFTSLKNNFL, encoded by the coding sequence ATGTCGCTTCCGAGTGCTTACTCCTTGAAGACCAGTGCGCTTCCCCGCTACTTCCAGGCCATGGCCCAGGCTTCCATCCCGGAAAAATTCGACGCCGCCTTCCTGGCCCAACTCGGTTTCCGCTTTGCCATCGACCGGCCGTTCGTGGACATCCTCCGGGAACTGGGATTCCTTACCAGCGACGGCACGCCGACCGGACGGTATCACGCCTTCCATGCGGGGGAGAAAAAGCAGACCCTGGCCCAGTGCATCGCCGACGCCTACCAGGACCTTTTCAGCCTCTGCGCCGACGCGTACGCCTCAAGCGCGGACGAGATTTTCGAAAAGCTCAAGGCCCTGTATGCCGACAACAAAAACGACATCATGATCGCTGGCATCGCCAAGACATTTCTGGCCCTGTGCCAATACGCCGGCCTTGGCCGGGAGGCCGGGACCGAAGACGAGCCGGCCGCCGCCCTGCCGCCGGAACCAGCCTCCCCGGCCGGCCACGCCTTGCCGCCCGTGGCGGACGCACCGCAGTCCGGGCCGGCGGCGGTTTTCACCATCGAGGTTCAAGGCACGCGCCAGCCCCCGGACCAGACGGCTTTTTCCGAACCAGCACCGCCCCCTGCCGGACCGCCGGCCGCTCTCGCTCGGCCCCTCGGCCCGCCGGAAGCCCCGGAAGCTGCGGGCGGCCCCGGCCTGGCCGCGGCCGAGCCGGAGGAATCCTTTGTCCTGGATCTCGACGACGCCTTGGAGGAGCAGGCCCTGCGCGAGGAGTTGGCCTTTTTGGACGATGCGGCCCAGGCCTCGTCTCCGGGACAGGGTCTGACGCGCGTCCTGTCCGCTCCCGTGCCGGCGGCCGTCGCCACGCCGCGCCTGGACGTCGTGGCGACGGCCATGGCCGCGGCCGCATCCCCGGCGGACGCTTGGCCACAGCGGAAAAAAACGGAGAAAGCCCTTCTCCTTGCGGCTGTCGCCCCGGCCTCGGCTGCCCCGGAGGGCCTGGTCCCGGACCTGGCCGAAGCCGGTCCGGCCCCGGCCACGGAACTTCCGGCCGGACCGGCCGCCCGACTTCTGCCCCCGCTTCCGGCCGACGACACGCCGGAAAACACGCTTGCCGGCGAAACGCTGCTCGCGCTCCTCCGCGACGTACGGGCCAGGGCCACCCCGGAGCCTGATGCCGGCACGCCGGGGGACGCAGCCGCCGCAACCGGCCCCGATGCCGGAGACCCCGGGCAGGCGCGCCGGAATGCCGGCCCAGAGGCCGGCCAAGACGTCCCGGAAGATTTGTTGTTGCGGCGCATCATGCTGGTGTTGCCGGAAAGCCGGGATCCGGACGTCTACGACGCCATCTTCACGAGCCTCAAAAACAACTTCCTCTAG
- a CDS encoding caspase family protein has protein sequence MRFRVVVLTILLTLSALCRATAAPAGTPPAEPILRIETGMHTALIKRIAVDGLGRYLATASDDKTCRVWDIKTGEQLRVLRPPIGHDYEGRLYSVAMSPDGRYVFCGGWTGYGWDKTHSVYIFERESGRLVRRLNGLPSVVNHLAVSHDGNYLAAALGEGGVRVWRLSDLALVGGDKDYAGESYGAAFDNKGHLATSCYDGMIRLYRVTDTGISLIAKTRTQGGTRPFSLAFSPDNTQLAVGFTDTTAVTVLDAETLSLLGAPNLTGVDNGNLASVAFAADGSLLAAGRWVTDRGCPVRRFKPSDFVAYQDLDTGKSAVVTLCPLPDGGLAYGTVAPRWGVLRPDGSFGMTRSPAIRDYRSSARTFYLDRTGESVAYGATPKKGFFRFALPGRDLRQIDAPSSDLVAPRIQAPGLAVTGWEGGRAPAVNGQPLKLKEFETAFSLAISPDARRFILGTSWNVRAFSASGESLWQTPAPDAVWAVNVSGDGKVAAAAIGDGSIRWYRMEDGREILSYFPNADGKRWVLWTPNGYYDASSGGEDMIGWNVNNGPEQAADFFPASRFRDAFHRPDVVDLSLRTLDEDRALAAANAARGGDVRSPSVLTARPPVVEILSPAAGQAFASPDMTVKFAVRSPGGEDVTAVRLLVDGARVAEDHPTLSGRGFEPSVLQSKITLPERDVVLSVAADNKNGPSAPATVRLKWAGKAAPAAPPASRLYVLAIGVGQYADKSLALQYPAKDARDFAEAMGMQKGKLYGDVTIRVLTDAAATKDAILDGLDWIERQTTQHDVAMIFLAGHGVNDKNGDYYFLPSAVDLEKLRATGLPFMEVQKSIRNIAGKTLFFVDTCHSGSVMGDVKRRGMSDLNGVINELASAGNGAVVFAASTGRQYSLEKPEWENGAFTKALVEGVLGKADGRRTGRVTFKMLDLYISERVKELTRGEQTPTTGVPGTVEDFPIAAY, from the coding sequence ATGCGCTTTCGCGTTGTTGTCCTGACCATCCTGTTGACCCTTTCCGCCCTGTGCCGCGCCACGGCCGCCCCGGCCGGTACGCCGCCCGCCGAACCGATCCTTCGCATCGAAACCGGCATGCACACCGCACTTATCAAGCGCATCGCCGTGGACGGCCTTGGCCGCTACCTGGCCACGGCCTCGGACGACAAGACCTGCCGGGTCTGGGACATCAAGACCGGCGAGCAACTCCGGGTCCTTCGGCCCCCCATCGGCCACGACTACGAGGGCCGGCTGTACAGCGTGGCCATGAGCCCGGACGGGCGCTACGTTTTTTGCGGCGGCTGGACCGGCTACGGCTGGGACAAGACCCACAGCGTCTACATCTTCGAGCGCGAGTCCGGCCGGCTGGTGCGCCGCCTGAACGGGCTGCCGAGCGTGGTCAACCACTTGGCCGTGTCCCACGACGGCAACTACCTGGCCGCGGCCCTGGGCGAGGGCGGGGTGCGGGTCTGGCGGCTGTCCGACCTGGCCCTGGTCGGTGGGGACAAGGACTATGCCGGCGAATCCTACGGCGCGGCCTTCGACAACAAGGGCCATCTGGCCACCTCCTGCTACGACGGCATGATCCGCCTCTACCGGGTCACGGACACCGGCATCTCGCTTATTGCCAAGACCAGGACCCAGGGCGGTACGCGTCCTTTTTCCCTGGCTTTTTCCCCGGACAACACCCAGCTTGCCGTGGGATTCACCGACACCACGGCTGTGACCGTCCTTGACGCCGAAACCCTTTCCCTGCTCGGTGCCCCGAACCTGACCGGCGTGGACAACGGCAATCTGGCCTCGGTGGCCTTTGCCGCCGACGGGTCGCTTTTGGCCGCCGGCCGGTGGGTCACGGACCGGGGCTGTCCGGTCCGCCGGTTCAAGCCGTCGGATTTCGTGGCCTACCAGGACCTCGACACCGGCAAGTCGGCCGTGGTCACCCTGTGCCCCCTGCCCGACGGCGGCCTGGCCTACGGCACGGTGGCCCCGCGCTGGGGCGTGCTGCGCCCGGACGGTTCCTTTGGCATGACCCGGTCGCCGGCCATCCGCGACTACCGCTCCTCGGCCCGCACCTTCTACCTCGACCGGACCGGCGAATCCGTCGCTTACGGCGCGACCCCGAAGAAGGGGTTTTTTCGCTTCGCCCTGCCCGGCCGGGACCTGCGCCAGATCGACGCCCCGAGTTCGGACCTCGTCGCCCCGCGCATCCAGGCCCCGGGCCTGGCCGTGACCGGCTGGGAAGGCGGCCGGGCCCCGGCCGTGAACGGCCAGCCGCTCAAGCTCAAGGAATTCGAAACCGCCTTCTCCCTGGCCATCTCCCCGGATGCCCGTCGCTTCATCCTCGGCACTTCCTGGAACGTCCGGGCCTTTTCCGCCAGCGGCGAGTCCCTGTGGCAGACCCCGGCCCCGGACGCCGTCTGGGCCGTCAATGTCAGCGGCGACGGCAAGGTGGCGGCCGCGGCCATCGGCGACGGCTCCATCCGCTGGTACCGCATGGAGGACGGCCGGGAGATCCTGTCCTATTTCCCCAATGCCGACGGCAAGCGCTGGGTGCTGTGGACCCCGAACGGCTACTATGACGCCTCGTCCGGCGGCGAGGACATGATCGGCTGGAACGTCAACAACGGCCCGGAGCAGGCCGCCGACTTCTTCCCGGCTTCGCGCTTCCGCGACGCTTTCCACCGGCCCGACGTGGTGGACTTGTCCCTTCGCACCCTGGACGAGGACCGGGCCCTCGCCGCGGCCAATGCCGCCCGGGGCGGCGACGTCCGCTCGCCCTCGGTCCTGACCGCCCGGCCGCCGGTGGTCGAGATCCTGTCCCCGGCCGCCGGCCAAGCCTTTGCCTCGCCGGACATGACCGTCAAATTCGCGGTCAGGAGCCCCGGCGGCGAGGACGTGACCGCCGTGCGCCTGCTCGTCGACGGCGCGCGTGTGGCCGAGGACCATCCGACCCTGTCCGGACGCGGTTTCGAGCCGAGTGTGCTCCAGTCGAAGATCACCCTGCCCGAGCGCGATGTGGTCCTGTCCGTGGCGGCGGATAATAAAAACGGTCCCTCCGCTCCGGCCACCGTGCGCCTCAAATGGGCCGGCAAGGCCGCCCCGGCCGCCCCGCCGGCCTCCAGGCTCTATGTTCTGGCCATCGGCGTCGGCCAGTACGCCGACAAGTCCCTGGCCCTCCAGTACCCGGCCAAGGACGCCCGCGACTTCGCCGAGGCCATGGGCATGCAGAAAGGCAAGCTCTACGGCGACGTCACCATCCGGGTGCTGACCGACGCCGCCGCCACCAAGGACGCCATCCTCGACGGGCTCGACTGGATCGAACGCCAGACCACCCAACACGATGTGGCCATGATCTTTTTGGCCGGCCACGGCGTGAACGACAAAAACGGGGACTACTACTTCCTGCCGAGCGCCGTGGACCTGGAAAAGCTCCGGGCCACGGGCCTGCCCTTCATGGAAGTGCAGAAATCCATCCGCAACATCGCCGGCAAGACGCTTTTTTTCGTTGACACCTGCCACAGCGGCTCCGTCATGGGCGACGTGAAGCGCCGTGGCATGAGCGACTTGAACGGCGTCATCAACGAACTGGCCAGCGCCGGCAACGGCGCGGTCGTCTTCGCCGCCTCCACCGGCCGCCAGTACTCGCTGGAAAAGCCGGAATGGGAAAACGGCGCCTTCACCAAGGCCCTCGTCGAAGGCGTGCTCGGCAAGGCGGATGGCCGCCGCACCGGCCGCGTCACCTTCAAGATGCTCGATCTCTACATCTCCGAACGCGTCAAGGAACTCACCCGGGGCGAACAGACCCCGACCACCGGCGTGCCCGGCACGGTCGAAGACTTCCCCATCGCGGCGTATTGA